A window of Pedobacter lusitanus contains these coding sequences:
- a CDS encoding porin codes for MKKSLLTLILFYPLLVFSQSNNAPSSYDIHDIKITGYLQTQFQVAQSPGISSFSGGDFAENSDNRFMIRRGRLKIDRVDKYSSIVFQIDATQNGVQLMDAFIQLHQPDNKRFQLTAGLFNRPFGYSIVYSSGYRDFPERSRVFQTLMPRERDIGAMLSYQPIRELHFLNMDLAVVNGSGLFARDYDSKKDVIGNLSFKFDSLANKKLHIGFGGSIYKGSVRSATDTYYSDNGNGFTKNTDPSIKGSNLKRNYYGGNIQVQYDNTFGTTSLKAEYVTGTQPGVAASSTVSGALASQSFSTQPATDLYLRNFTGYYIWFTQQILKSRFSALLAYDVYDPNRKIKESQIGLDNNTTAGDIKFSTLGYGVTYLFSSRLKLTVYNERVINSPTQLPNYNKDIRDDVFTTRLQYRW; via the coding sequence ATGAAAAAAAGTCTGCTAACCCTGATTTTATTTTATCCGCTGTTAGTCTTTAGTCAGAGTAATAATGCTCCATCTTCTTATGATATTCATGATATTAAGATTACGGGTTATCTCCAAACACAGTTTCAAGTGGCTCAGTCACCAGGAATTTCATCTTTTTCGGGTGGAGATTTTGCAGAGAATTCCGATAACAGATTTATGATCAGAAGGGGGCGTCTTAAAATTGACCGCGTAGATAAATATTCCAGCATAGTTTTTCAGATTGACGCTACACAAAATGGTGTACAGCTAATGGATGCCTTTATACAACTTCATCAACCCGATAACAAAAGATTTCAGTTAACCGCGGGTCTTTTTAACAGACCTTTTGGTTATTCGATTGTGTACTCTTCCGGCTACAGGGATTTTCCGGAACGTTCGCGTGTATTTCAAACCCTGATGCCTCGTGAACGTGATATTGGCGCAATGTTATCCTATCAGCCTATCAGAGAACTTCATTTCCTGAATATGGATCTGGCTGTTGTCAATGGCAGTGGGCTGTTTGCCAGAGATTATGACTCAAAAAAAGACGTAATTGGTAATCTGTCTTTCAAATTTGATAGCCTTGCCAATAAAAAACTTCATATTGGTTTTGGAGGCTCCATTTATAAGGGGTCAGTTCGCAGTGCTACTGACACCTATTATTCAGATAATGGAAACGGATTCACCAAAAATACCGACCCCTCAATAAAAGGCTCTAACCTGAAAAGGAATTACTATGGCGGAAATATACAGGTCCAATATGACAACACCTTTGGGACTACCAGCCTGAAAGCTGAATATGTTACCGGAACACAGCCAGGAGTAGCTGCCTCCAGTACAGTAAGCGGAGCACTGGCCAGTCAGAGCTTTTCTACCCAACCCGCCACTGATCTTTATCTCAGAAATTTCACAGGTTATTATATCTGGTTCACCCAGCAAATTCTTAAAAGCAGATTCAGCGCTTTACTGGCATACGACGTTTACGATCCGAACAGAAAAATCAAGGAAAGTCAGATAGGACTTGATAATAATACAACCGCAGGTGATATTAAATTCAGCACGCTGGGTTATGGCGTAACCTACCTGTTCAGTTCAAGATTAAAATTAACCGTTTATAACGAAAGAGTAATCAACTCCCCTACACAATTACCTAATTATAATAAAGATATCAGAGACGATGTCTTTACCACCCGTTTACAATATCGCTGGTAA
- a CDS encoding acyl-CoA carboxylase subunit beta, whose translation MDNKIKLLQDKIEQAYAGGGPQRIDSQHKKGKLTARERIHFLMDEGTFEEIGMFVTHRSTDFGMETEKYPGDGVVTGYGNINGRLVYIFSQDFTIFGGSLSETHAEKICKIMEMALKTGAPLIGLNDSGGARIQEGVVSLGGYADIFYRNVQASGVIPQLSAIMGPCAGGAVYSPAITDFTLMVENTSYMFVTGPNVVKTVTHEEVSSEELGGASTHATKSGVTHFSCVNELDAINHIKQLLSYMPQNCEETPAMLSYRQDQDETRSALNKIIPENANQPYDVRGVIEQLSDQDSFLEVQKDFAENIVVGFARLAGRSIGIVANQPAYLAGVLDNNASIKAARFVRFCDCFNIPLLVLEDVPGFLPGTDQEWNGIIKNGAKLLYAFSEATVPRITVIIRKAYGGAYDVMNSKHIGADMNYAWPTAEIAVMGAKGAAEIIFKKEITSAADPAAKLLEKEKMYAEIFANPYRAAERGFIDEVIEPADTRAKLIRAFKMLENKVVNNPRKKHGNIPL comes from the coding sequence ATGGATAATAAAATAAAATTACTACAGGATAAAATAGAACAGGCATATGCAGGCGGTGGTCCGCAAAGAATAGATAGTCAGCATAAAAAAGGCAAGTTAACTGCCAGGGAACGTATTCATTTCTTAATGGACGAAGGTACCTTTGAAGAAATAGGGATGTTTGTTACCCACCGGAGCACTGACTTTGGTATGGAAACAGAAAAATATCCCGGCGATGGTGTCGTAACCGGTTATGGCAACATAAATGGCAGACTCGTTTATATTTTCTCTCAGGACTTTACCATATTCGGGGGGTCCCTTTCCGAAACCCATGCTGAAAAAATATGTAAGATCATGGAGATGGCCTTAAAAACCGGTGCTCCGCTGATAGGCTTAAATGATAGCGGAGGAGCCCGTATACAGGAAGGTGTTGTCTCACTGGGTGGATATGCCGATATTTTTTACCGCAATGTACAGGCATCAGGAGTAATCCCCCAGCTTTCAGCTATTATGGGGCCATGCGCAGGTGGCGCAGTTTACTCCCCTGCAATCACTGATTTCACCCTGATGGTAGAAAACACCTCTTACATGTTTGTAACTGGCCCAAACGTAGTTAAAACAGTCACACACGAAGAAGTAAGTTCCGAAGAGCTGGGTGGAGCAAGTACACACGCCACAAAATCAGGAGTAACACATTTCTCCTGTGTAAATGAGCTTGATGCCATTAATCATATTAAACAATTGCTGAGTTATATGCCTCAGAATTGTGAAGAGACACCAGCAATGCTGTCCTATAGACAGGATCAGGATGAAACCCGTTCAGCTTTAAATAAAATTATACCCGAGAATGCAAATCAGCCTTATGATGTGAGAGGTGTAATAGAGCAGCTAAGCGATCAGGATAGTTTTCTGGAAGTACAAAAAGATTTTGCAGAGAATATAGTTGTTGGTTTTGCCCGTCTGGCAGGAAGAAGTATTGGAATTGTTGCCAATCAACCCGCCTACCTTGCCGGCGTATTAGATAATAATGCTTCCATCAAAGCAGCCCGTTTTGTCAGGTTCTGCGATTGTTTTAACATCCCTTTGCTCGTACTGGAAGATGTTCCGGGTTTTCTTCCCGGAACAGATCAGGAATGGAATGGGATTATCAAAAACGGGGCAAAATTACTTTATGCCTTTAGTGAAGCAACCGTACCAAGAATTACAGTAATTATCAGAAAAGCATATGGCGGAGCTTATGATGTTATGAATTCCAAGCATATTGGTGCAGATATGAATTATGCATGGCCGACGGCAGAAATCGCAGTCATGGGAGCTAAAGGTGCTGCAGAAATTATCTTTAAAAAAGAGATTACCAGTGCTGCTGATCCGGCTGCCAAATTGCTTGAAAAAGAGAAAATGTATGCGGAAATCTTCGCAAATCCATATCGTGCGGCAGAACGTGGATTCATAGATGAGGTCATTGAACCTGCTGATACAAGAGCTAAATTAATCCGGGCGTTCAAGATGCTGGAAAATAAAGTGGTCAATAATCCACGTAAAAAGCACGGAAATATTCCGTTATAA
- a CDS encoding M42 family metallopeptidase, whose product MAKKKDEKQKHVSVVTKKSLQFFEEYINNPSPTGFEYPGQKLWLDYLKPYIDESFIDNYGTAVGVINPKAEYKVVIEAHADEISWFVNYITSDGLIYVIRNGGSDHQIAPSKRVNIHTDKGLVKAVFGWPAIHTRGAGEKEEAPALKNIFLDCGCTTKEEVEALGVHVGCVITYEDEFMVLNDRYYVGRALDNRAGGFMIAEVARLLKENKQKLPFALYIVNSVQEEIGLRGAEMIAHRIKPDVAIVTDVTHDTSTPMINKITQGDLACGKGPVVSYAPAVQTNLNKLLIETAEKNDIPFQRQASSRSTGTDTDAFAYSNGGVPSALISLPLRYMHTTVEMIHKEDVDNVISLIYHSLLNIKKDHDFKYNK is encoded by the coding sequence ATGGCTAAAAAGAAAGACGAGAAGCAGAAACATGTATCTGTCGTAACTAAGAAATCACTTCAGTTTTTTGAAGAATATATCAATAACCCATCCCCAACAGGATTTGAGTACCCTGGCCAGAAACTATGGTTAGACTATTTAAAACCTTATATCGATGAAAGTTTTATCGATAATTACGGAACGGCAGTAGGCGTTATCAATCCCAAAGCAGAATATAAAGTCGTTATAGAAGCACATGCCGATGAAATTTCATGGTTTGTGAACTATATCACCAGTGATGGTTTAATTTATGTAATCAGAAATGGTGGTTCAGATCATCAGATTGCTCCTTCTAAACGTGTCAATATCCATACCGACAAAGGATTGGTCAAAGCAGTATTCGGATGGCCTGCAATTCATACCAGAGGTGCAGGAGAAAAAGAAGAAGCACCGGCTTTAAAGAACATTTTTCTGGATTGCGGTTGTACTACAAAAGAAGAAGTTGAAGCACTGGGTGTTCATGTAGGTTGTGTAATCACTTATGAAGATGAATTCATGGTCTTAAACGATCGCTACTATGTAGGCCGGGCTCTGGATAACCGTGCAGGTGGATTTATGATTGCTGAGGTTGCGCGTTTACTTAAAGAAAACAAACAAAAATTACCATTTGCTTTATACATCGTAAACTCCGTACAGGAAGAAATAGGTTTAAGAGGTGCAGAAATGATTGCACACCGGATTAAACCTGATGTAGCTATCGTGACCGATGTAACCCATGATACTTCTACACCGATGATCAATAAAATCACTCAGGGAGATTTAGCCTGCGGTAAAGGACCAGTAGTCTCCTATGCACCAGCAGTACAAACCAATCTGAATAAATTACTGATCGAAACTGCTGAAAAAAATGATATTCCTTTCCAGCGCCAGGCTTCATCACGTTCAACAGGAACAGATACAGATGCTTTCGCTTATTCAAACGGAGGAGTTCCTTCAGCACTGATTTCACTGCCTTTGCGTTATATGCATACCACAGTTGAAATGATCCATAAAGAAGACGTAGATAACGTCATCAGCCTGATCTATCACTCTTTATTGAACATAAAAAAAGACCACGATTTTAAATACAATAAATAA
- a CDS encoding nucleotidyltransferase family protein, producing MKPTLLILAAGMASRYGSMKQIDGFGPNGETIIDYSIYDAIKAGFGKVVFIIKEEYVENFKAIFDAKLNGKIETDYVFQNFDLKQYGIDIEIERSKPWGTAHAVLAARHAIKEPFCVINADDFYGLDAYEKMVKFLTTEVSGSNYSMIGYEIGKTLSDYGSVSRGVCKVSADGYLEEVIERTKVFREGETIVYEEDEKQYPLPLDTRVSMNFWGFTPEMFKISEELFREFAHANKDNPKAEFFIPLVADSLLSSENADFKVVPTDSKWFGVTYKEDKPIVQASIDQLVKDGVYPENLWN from the coding sequence ATGAAACCTACCCTATTAATACTCGCAGCCGGTATGGCAAGTCGCTATGGCAGCATGAAACAAATTGATGGCTTTGGTCCGAACGGAGAGACCATAATCGACTATTCTATTTATGATGCTATCAAAGCCGGCTTTGGGAAAGTAGTGTTTATTATCAAAGAGGAATACGTAGAAAACTTCAAAGCGATCTTTGACGCAAAACTTAATGGAAAAATAGAAACTGATTATGTATTCCAGAATTTCGATCTTAAACAATACGGTATTGATATTGAAATAGAAAGAAGCAAACCATGGGGAACTGCACATGCTGTTCTTGCAGCAAGACATGCGATCAAAGAACCATTCTGCGTAATTAATGCTGATGATTTCTACGGTCTGGATGCTTATGAAAAAATGGTTAAATTTTTAACTACCGAAGTTAGCGGAAGCAACTACTCCATGATTGGTTATGAGATTGGTAAAACATTATCAGACTATGGTTCTGTATCACGTGGTGTATGTAAAGTTAGTGCTGACGGTTATCTTGAAGAAGTAATCGAACGGACCAAAGTATTTCGTGAAGGAGAAACCATCGTTTACGAAGAAGACGAAAAACAATATCCATTGCCATTAGATACTCGTGTATCTATGAATTTCTGGGGCTTTACACCAGAGATGTTCAAAATTTCTGAAGAACTTTTCAGAGAATTTGCACATGCAAATAAAGACAATCCAAAAGCAGAATTCTTTATTCCACTGGTAGCAGACAGTTTACTGAGCTCAGAAAATGCAGATTTCAAAGTTGTCCCTACTGACAGCAAATGGTTTGGCGTAACCTATAAAGAAGATAAGCCTATAGTACAGGCATCTATTGATCAATTGGTTAAAGACGGTGTTTATCCGGAAAACCTCTGGAACTAA
- the dnaK gene encoding molecular chaperone DnaK: MSKIIGIDLGTTNSCVAVMEGNEPVVIANSEGKRTTPSIVAFAENGERKVGDSAKRQAITNPTKTIYSIKRFMGSSFAEVAKEVGRVPYKVVKGDNSTPRVEIDDRKYTPQEISAMILQKMKKTAEDFLGHEVTEAVITVPAYFNDAQRQATKEAGEIAGLTVKRIINEPTAAALAYGLDKAHKDMKIVVFDCGGGTHDVSILELGDGVFEVKATDGDTHLGGDDFDHIIIDWLAAEFKAENGMDLNQDPMALQRLKEAAEKAKIELSSTTSTEVNLPYITADASGPKHLVRTLSRAKFEQLAADLIKRTIEPCKSALKNAGLKTSDIDEIILVGGSTRIPAIQEAVKAFFGKEPSKGVNPDEVVAIGAAIQGGVLTGEVKDVLLLDVTPLSLGIETMGGVMTKLIEANTTIPSKKAETFSTAADNQPSVEIHILQGERPMAAQNRTIGRFILDGIPPAPRGVPQVEVAFDIDANGILHVSAKDKATGKEQKIRIEASSGLTDEEIKRMKEEAEQNADADRVAKEEADKINSADALIFSTEKQLKEFGDKISADKKAPIEAGLAKLQAAHASRNFADIDAAQEELQAAWNAASEEMYKAGQDGAPAEGGAEANGQTADAADNVTDVDFEEVKDDKK, encoded by the coding sequence ATGTCAAAAATTATTGGTATAGACTTAGGAACAACAAACTCTTGCGTAGCCGTAATGGAAGGTAACGAACCTGTAGTTATAGCCAACAGTGAGGGGAAACGTACAACGCCATCCATTGTTGCATTTGCAGAAAATGGTGAGCGTAAAGTAGGTGATTCTGCAAAACGTCAGGCAATCACTAACCCAACAAAAACAATTTATTCAATTAAACGCTTCATGGGCAGCAGCTTTGCTGAGGTTGCTAAAGAAGTTGGTCGTGTACCTTACAAAGTTGTTAAGGGCGACAACAGTACTCCACGTGTTGAAATTGATGACCGTAAATATACTCCACAGGAAATTTCTGCAATGATCTTGCAAAAAATGAAAAAAACTGCTGAAGACTTTTTAGGTCACGAAGTAACTGAAGCAGTTATTACTGTTCCTGCTTATTTCAATGATGCTCAACGTCAGGCGACTAAAGAAGCTGGTGAGATCGCTGGTTTAACAGTTAAACGTATTATCAACGAGCCAACTGCTGCTGCTTTAGCTTACGGTTTGGATAAAGCACATAAAGACATGAAAATTGTTGTGTTTGACTGCGGTGGTGGTACTCATGACGTTTCTATTCTTGAATTAGGTGATGGTGTATTTGAAGTAAAAGCTACTGATGGTGATACACACTTAGGTGGTGATGACTTTGACCACATTATCATTGACTGGTTAGCTGCTGAATTCAAAGCTGAAAATGGTATGGACCTTAATCAGGATCCAATGGCATTACAACGTTTGAAAGAAGCTGCTGAAAAAGCTAAAATTGAGCTTTCAAGTACTACTTCTACTGAAGTAAACTTACCATATATTACTGCTGATGCAAGCGGACCAAAACACTTGGTTAGAACTTTAAGCCGTGCTAAATTTGAGCAACTGGCAGCTGATCTGATCAAACGTACTATCGAGCCTTGTAAATCTGCATTGAAAAATGCTGGTTTGAAAACTTCTGATATTGATGAGATCATTTTAGTAGGTGGTTCTACACGTATTCCTGCTATTCAGGAAGCTGTAAAAGCATTCTTCGGTAAAGAACCATCTAAAGGTGTAAACCCTGATGAGGTTGTAGCTATCGGTGCTGCAATTCAAGGTGGTGTTTTAACTGGTGAGGTTAAAGATGTATTGTTATTAGACGTAACTCCTCTTTCTTTAGGTATTGAGACTATGGGTGGTGTAATGACTAAATTAATTGAAGCGAATACTACTATTCCTTCTAAAAAAGCAGAGACTTTCTCTACAGCTGCTGATAACCAGCCTTCGGTAGAAATCCACATCTTACAGGGTGAGCGTCCAATGGCTGCTCAGAACCGTACGATTGGTCGTTTTATCTTAGACGGTATTCCACCAGCTCCACGTGGTGTTCCTCAGGTTGAAGTTGCTTTTGATATTGATGCTAACGGTATCTTACACGTAAGTGCAAAAGATAAAGCTACTGGTAAAGAGCAAAAAATCCGTATTGAAGCTTCATCTGGTTTAACTGATGAAGAAATCAAAAGAATGAAAGAAGAAGCTGAGCAAAATGCTGATGCTGACAGAGTAGCTAAAGAAGAAGCTGATAAAATTAACAGCGCTGATGCTTTAATCTTCTCTACTGAAAAACAATTGAAAGAATTTGGTGATAAAATCTCAGCTGATAAAAAAGCTCCGATCGAAGCTGGATTAGCTAAATTGCAGGCAGCTCATGCTTCAAGAAACTTTGCTGATATCGATGCAGCTCAGGAAGAATTACAGGCAGCATGGAATGCAGCATCTGAAGAGATGTACAAAGCTGGTCAGGACGGCGCACCTGCTGAAGGTGGTGCTGAAGCTAACGGTCAAACAGCTGACGCTGCTGACAACGTTACTGATGTTGACTTTGAAGAAGTAAAAGACGATAAGAAATAA
- a CDS encoding class I SAM-dependent methyltransferase produces MSNPENLVVFQGLLKDSLSAGTFIKISLGGYTGEEKDLKNIYVRKILIKGTDRLAFTYRYKTRDITKNYIYTEGVERIISYLKSGFRNCTCFTTVNDLVLQAGKAGVYSLKINKPTSTVAPAVTHDKEKARLIETIEKPYLHALQITDKHGVVYKNAQDKYKQINQYVALLDPLIRTLPAGQFKKVVDMGSGKGYLTFALYDYLVNVLKIEAGVTGVEYRQDLVDLCNKIAAGSNFKGLEFVQGTIEDYESDEINLLIALHACDTATDDAIYKGIKGNAELIVVAPCCHKQIRRQMEKGKASNELDFLTRYGIFMERQAEMVTDGIRAQILEYSGYKTKVFEFISDAHTPKNVLIVGVKTKDQLVNRAELLDKIRQTKEYFGIEYHHLETLMQI; encoded by the coding sequence ATGTCAAATCCCGAAAATCTGGTTGTGTTCCAAGGCTTATTAAAAGATAGTCTGTCAGCAGGCACTTTTATAAAAATCTCTTTAGGTGGTTATACCGGAGAAGAAAAAGACCTGAAAAATATTTATGTCAGAAAGATCCTGATCAAAGGTACAGACCGTTTAGCTTTTACCTATCGTTACAAAACCAGGGATATCACTAAAAACTATATTTATACTGAAGGAGTGGAGCGGATAATTTCTTATCTGAAATCCGGGTTTAGAAACTGTACCTGTTTTACTACTGTCAATGACCTGGTACTGCAGGCTGGTAAAGCTGGTGTATATTCCTTAAAAATAAATAAACCTACCTCAACTGTGGCTCCGGCAGTAACTCATGATAAAGAGAAGGCAAGGCTTATAGAAACTATAGAGAAACCTTATCTGCATGCACTTCAGATTACGGATAAGCATGGGGTAGTTTATAAAAATGCACAGGACAAGTATAAACAGATTAACCAGTATGTGGCTTTGCTTGATCCGCTGATCCGTACTTTACCCGCAGGACAGTTTAAAAAGGTTGTGGATATGGGGTCTGGTAAGGGATATCTTACTTTCGCTTTATACGATTATCTGGTTAATGTGTTAAAGATTGAAGCGGGTGTTACTGGCGTTGAATATCGTCAGGATCTGGTAGACCTCTGTAATAAAATCGCTGCCGGATCAAACTTTAAAGGACTCGAATTTGTTCAGGGTACTATAGAAGATTATGAATCGGATGAGATCAACTTACTGATTGCTTTGCATGCCTGTGATACGGCTACTGATGATGCCATTTATAAAGGGATTAAAGGGAACGCTGAACTGATTGTGGTTGCTCCATGCTGCCATAAACAGATCAGGAGACAGATGGAAAAAGGGAAGGCCTCCAACGAACTTGATTTCTTAACCAGATACGGAATCTTTATGGAACGCCAGGCAGAGATGGTGACTGATGGAATCAGGGCACAGATACTGGAATACTCGGGGTATAAAACAAAGGTTTTTGAATTTATCTCGGATGCCCATACACCGAAAAATGTATTGATTGTTGGCGTGAAAACGAAAGATCAGTTAGTAAACAGAGCGGAGCTGCTGGATAAAATCAGGCAGACAAAAGAATATTTTGGCATTGAGTATCATCATCTTGAAACTCTGATGCAAATCTGA
- the rplQ gene encoding 50S ribosomal protein L17, whose translation MRHGKKHNHLGRTKSHRKAMLANMASSLIKHKRISTTLAKAKALRMYVEPLITKSKNDTTHSRRTVFSYLQDKDSVTELFRDVAAKVANRPGGYTRIIKLNNRLGDNAEMALIELVDYNEVYGKEAATEEKKTTRRGRSKSTAKKADAPAKAEAAAETEAVVEAPAAEETKEDKGE comes from the coding sequence ATGAGACACGGTAAAAAACACAACCACTTAGGCAGAACTAAGTCCCATCGTAAAGCGATGTTGGCTAACATGGCCTCATCATTGATCAAACACAAAAGAATCTCTACTACCTTAGCAAAAGCAAAAGCTTTGCGTATGTATGTTGAGCCTTTGATCACTAAATCTAAAAACGATACTACACACTCTCGTCGTACAGTTTTTAGTTATTTACAGGACAAAGATTCAGTTACTGAATTGTTCCGTGACGTAGCTGCTAAAGTTGCTAACCGTCCGGGGGGTTATACCAGAATTATCAAATTAAACAATCGTTTAGGTGATAATGCTGAGATGGCATTAATCGAACTGGTTGATTACAACGAAGTTTACGGTAAAGAAGCTGCTACTGAAGAAAAGAAAACAACACGTCGTGGTAGAAGTAAATCTACTGCTAAGAAAGCTGACGCTCCTGCAAAAGCAGAAGCTGCTGCTGAAACTGAAGCGGTTGTTGAAGCTCCTGCAGCTGAAGAAACAAAAGAAGATAAAGGAGAATAA
- a CDS encoding DNA-directed RNA polymerase subunit alpha: MAILAFQKPDKVIMQKSTDFDGIFEFRPLEPGFGVTIGNALRRILLSSLEGYAITSIRFSGVSHEFSTMKGVVEDLTEIILNLKQVRFKKAGDSGESEKVFIVVNGQDQFLAGDITKFSNNFEVLNPEFVICNMEKSVTLEVELTINKGRGYVPAEENKINDAVVGVIAIDSIFTPMKNVKYTIENYRVEQKTDYEKLILDISTDGSIHPEEALKEAAKILIQHFMLFSDENLVLESQAKEETKEVDEEILHMRKILKTELVDLDLSVRALNCLKAADIRTLADLVSYDVADMLKFRNFGKKSLTEIQELVKSKSLSFGMNLGKYKLDEE, encoded by the coding sequence ATGGCAATTTTAGCATTTCAGAAACCCGATAAGGTCATCATGCAGAAATCAACGGATTTCGATGGTATATTTGAATTTCGTCCTTTAGAACCCGGTTTCGGTGTAACAATTGGTAATGCCTTAAGAAGAATCCTTCTTTCTTCATTAGAGGGCTATGCCATTACAAGTATTCGTTTTTCTGGCGTATCACATGAATTTTCTACAATGAAAGGTGTTGTAGAGGATTTAACTGAAATTATCCTTAATTTGAAACAAGTTCGTTTTAAAAAAGCTGGTGATTCAGGTGAATCTGAAAAAGTCTTTATTGTAGTTAATGGCCAGGATCAATTTCTTGCAGGCGATATAACTAAATTCTCTAACAACTTCGAAGTCCTTAATCCGGAATTCGTAATTTGTAATATGGAGAAATCAGTTACTTTAGAGGTAGAATTAACTATCAATAAAGGACGTGGTTATGTTCCAGCTGAAGAAAACAAAATTAATGATGCTGTAGTTGGTGTAATTGCTATCGATTCGATCTTTACTCCAATGAAAAATGTAAAATACACGATTGAAAACTATCGTGTTGAACAAAAAACAGATTATGAAAAATTAATTTTAGATATCTCTACTGACGGATCTATTCATCCTGAAGAAGCATTAAAAGAGGCTGCTAAAATTTTAATTCAGCATTTCATGCTATTCTCTGATGAGAACTTAGTATTAGAATCTCAGGCTAAAGAAGAAACTAAAGAAGTTGATGAGGAAATTTTACATATGCGTAAAATCCTTAAAACTGAGTTAGTTGATCTTGACTTATCAGTTCGTGCATTAAACTGCTTAAAAGCAGCTGATATCCGCACATTGGCTGACCTGGTTTCTTATGATGTAGCTGATATGTTAAAATTCAGAAACTTCGGTAAGAAGTCATTAACTGAAATCCAGGAATTAGTAAAATCTAAAAGCTTATCATTCGGTATGAATTTAGGTAAATACAAACTGGACGAAGAATAA
- the rpsD gene encoding 30S ribosomal protein S4 produces the protein MARYTGPKSKIARKFREPIFGPDKVLDRKNYPPGQHGASKRRGKQSEYSVQLMEKQKVKYTYGVLERQFRNLFTKASSRQGITGDNLLQLLEARLDNTVYRLGIATTRSAARQLVSHKHVTVNGEVVNIPSYQLKAGDVVAVREKSKTLESITNSVAGRVINKFNWLDWNASELSGKFLTYPNRDEIPENIKENLIIELYSK, from the coding sequence ATGGCAAGATATACAGGACCAAAATCCAAAATCGCGCGTAAATTCAGAGAACCAATTTTTGGTCCTGATAAAGTATTAGATAGAAAAAACTATCCTCCTGGACAGCACGGTGCGTCTAAAAGAAGAGGTAAACAGTCTGAGTATTCAGTACAGTTAATGGAGAAACAAAAAGTTAAATATACTTATGGTGTATTAGAGCGTCAGTTCCGTAACTTGTTTACTAAAGCATCTTCCCGTCAGGGCATTACAGGTGATAACTTATTACAATTATTAGAAGCTCGTTTAGATAATACAGTTTATAGATTAGGTATTGCAACTACTCGTTCTGCTGCTCGTCAGTTAGTTAGCCATAAACACGTAACAGTGAACGGTGAAGTAGTAAATATCCCTTCTTATCAATTGAAAGCTGGTGATGTTGTTGCAGTTCGTGAAAAATCTAAAACTCTTGAAAGCATCACTAATTCAGTAGCAGGAAGAGTAATCAATAAGTTTAATTGGTTAGATTGGAATGCATCTGAACTAAGCGGTAAGTTCTTAACTTATCCGAATCGCGACGAGATTCCAGAAAATATCAAAGAAAACCTTATTATAGAGTTGTACTCTAAGTAA
- the rpsK gene encoding 30S ribosomal protein S11, translated as MAKSKKVTKKRIVVIEPVGQAHINATFNNIIVTLTNNNGQTISWSSAGKMGFKGSKKNTPYAAGQAASDCGKVAFDLGLRKVEVFVKGPGSGRESAIRTLQISGIEVTSIKDITPLPHNGCRPPKKRRV; from the coding sequence ATGGCTAAGAGTAAAAAAGTAACCAAAAAGCGTATTGTTGTTATTGAACCAGTTGGTCAGGCACATATCAATGCGACTTTTAATAATATCATTGTTACCCTAACAAATAACAACGGTCAAACTATTTCATGGTCTTCAGCTGGTAAAATGGGCTTCAAGGGTTCTAAAAAGAACACTCCATACGCTGCCGGACAAGCTGCATCTGATTGTGGTAAAGTAGCTTTTGATTTAGGTCTGCGTAAAGTAGAAGTTTTTGTTAAAGGTCCAGGTTCAGGTCGTGAGTCTGCAATCAGAACATTGCAAATCTCTGGTATCGAAGTTACCTCAATCAAAGATATTACACCGCTTCCACACAATGGATGTCGTCCTCCTAAGAAGAGAAGAGTTTAA